The window GCATCCAGGTCGGTATCCCAAAACAGTCGTGTTCGGCCACACCCCTATGCGAGAAGTCCTGATGGGGGACGATCGGATCGGTATCGATACGGCCTGCGTCTACGGTAATAAGCTGACCTGCCTGATCCTCCCCTCACGCGAAGTGATCCAGGCTTCGAATCCTCTCGACATGCGCTCTCGCGCCACACCCCTCAACTATAACGCCTGAAGCCTATCTTACGAAATCCCCCCAACCGCCTGTGATCAAAAGCATGTACCCTCTGCTGCCTGCAACGAAAAACACATATTACTCAGAGCATAAAA of the Candidatus Methylomirabilis tolerans genome contains:
- a CDS encoding serine/threonine protein phosphatase, giving the protein RFLDGLQPYRETEDYLFVHAGIRPGIPLQEQDESDLLWIREEFYAHPGRYPKTVVFGHTPMREVLMGDDRIGIDTACVYGNKLTCLILPSREVIQASNPLDMRSRATPLNYNA